The window ACTCCAGTCAAGACCGGTACTGTTGTATGGGATGATAAATAACATTGGAAATGCTGCACCtacgataacatctgcaaatctgtgcacACAACCAATGAAAGGTTGTTTGAGCCTCTCCCTCATGCAGCAGCAGTGCTCAGGTTAAAAACGTACACGTTTAGAATATCCAAATAAATGACAAAAATTCACGATACTATTCATATAGTGAAATTATTTCAAATCCCCATCCCTACTGCCTAAGCCCAACTGATTATATCCCATATACTGGCCGCTTCCTCTTTGATTGGAGTGtgatactggcccaacgctctaaccactaggctaccagctgcCCCAAAAGAATTGCAGTTAGAAGTCAAACACTGACATTAGGCAGCTCCAATCATCAAGGAATGCTAAGGAGTTAAACAGATTTCATTAGCAAATAGCAGTGAAGTATTCAGCCCATTTCAATAGGCAGACACATGCGCAAATGCTTAGTCATACAGAGTCAGGAATACTCCCACTTTTTGAGTTGGCCTATAGTATATCGCATAAATTAAATATTTTGCTTCCAGCTCAGAGAAGTGATTTAAAGAGTATCCTGCTCCTCTTTTTACCTCTAAATCTAAAGTGATTTACTTATTTTCGACTTGTTTACAGAACAGGTATTCAGGTTTTTCCTTTTCTCTTCCTCAGGATGGCTCGAGGCTGCGCAAAGAGAGGAAGAAGACGGTTTCGTTCAGCAGCATGCCCACTGAGAAGAAGATCAGCAGCGCGAGCGACTGCATCAACGCCATGGTGGACGGCTCGGAACTGAAGAAGGTCCGCTCCAACTCCCGCGTTTACCACCGCTACTTCCTCCTGGACGCCGACATGCAGTCTCTAAGGTGGGAACCCTCCAAAAAAGAGTCAGAGAAAGCCAAAATTGATGTCAAGTCCATCAAAGAGGTGCGGACAGGGAAAAACACAGAAACGTTTAGGACCAATGGAATATATGATCAGATATCAGAGGACTGTGCCTTCTCGATCATCTATGGGGAGAACTATGAGTCTTTGGACTTGGTTGCAAACTCTGCCGATATGGCCAACATATGGGTGACCGGGCTTAGATACCTGATATCCTATGGGAAACACACACTGAATATGATTGAGAGCAACCAGAACAACATGCGCTCCTCCTGGCTCGGGGACCTCTTTGAGGAGGCTGATGCCAACAACAGCAAGCAGATCAGTCTATGTGCTGCCGTGCAGCTAATTAAAAACCTAAACCCTGGACTCAAAAACGTTAAGATTGAACTCAAGTTTAAGGAGTTTCACAAATCTAAAGATAAGGTGGGATGTGGTGTGACTAAGGAGGAGTTCATTGAAGTCTTTCATGACCTTTGCACAAGACCagaaatgtatttccttcttgTCCAGTTCTCTAGCAACAAGGAATTTCTAGATACCAAGGACTTAACTATGTTTCTGGAGGCTGAGCAGGGTATGGCACAAGTAAGTGAAGACACCAGTCTGGAGGTCATTCAGAGTTATGAACCTTCCAAAGAGGGGCAGCTCAAGGGCTGGCTCTCCCTTGATGGGTTTACCAATTATCTCATGTCGCCAGAGTGCCACATCTTTGACCCGGAACAAAAAACAGTGTGTCAGGACATGAACCAGCCCTTGTCCCACTATTACATCAACGCTTCCCACAACACATACCTGATCGAGGATCAGTTTAGAGGCCCCTCTGACATTACAGGGTACATCCGTGCCCTCAAGATGGGCTGTCGAAGTGTAGAACTAGATGTCTGGGATGGACCAGATAATGAGCCTGTCATTTACACTGGCCACACAATGACCTCGCAGATAGTCTTCTGCAGTGTCTGTGACGTCATCAACAAATATGCCTTTGTTGCATCTGACTTTCCCCTGATATTGTGTCTGGAGAACCACTGCTCCTTAAAGCAGCAGAGAGTCATGTTTCAGCAATTGAAAAAGATTCTTGGTGACAAGATTTACATGGTTCCACCTTCACCTGAAGACAGCTACCTGCCCTCACCCTTTGACCTCAAGTGTAAGATCCTGCTGAAGGGGAAGAAGCTGGGCACAACCTGCATTAGCTCGGAGGGTgaagtgactgatgaggatgagGGGGCTGAGATGTCACAAAGAATGAACATTGAAGCCGACGAACAGCAGAGCATCCCACTGAAAAAGTTCCAGCTGTCCAAGGACCTCTCTGACCTGGTAACGTTGTGTAAATCGATTGCGTTCAAAGACTTCCCAACAGCTTTCCAAAGCCAGAAGCACTGGGAACTTTGCTCGTTCAATGAGGTCTTTGCCAGTCGCTGTGCCAATGACTTCCCAGGCGACTTTGTTAACTACAACAAGAAGTTATTGGCGAGAGTCTACCCGAGCCCAATGCGGATTGACTCTAGTAACATGAACCCTCAGGACTTCTGGAAGTGTGGTTGCCAGATCGTGGCAATGAACTACCAGACCCCCGGCCTGATGATGGACCTAAACATTGGCTGGTTCCGTCAGAATGGGAACTGTGGGTATGTGCTGCGACCAGCCATAATGAGGGAGCAGGTGTCATATTTCAGTGCCAACACTAAAGACTCAGTACCTGGTGTGTCTCCTCAGCTCTTGCACATAAAGATCATAAGTGGACAAAActtccccaaacccaaaggctcaGGCTCCAAAGGAGATGTTGTTGACCCTTATGTCTATGTGGAGATACATGGCATCCCTGCTGATTGTGCAGAGCAAAGGACTAAAACTGTCAATCAGAATGGGGAGAACCCACTGTTTGATGAAAGCTTTGAGTTTCAGATAAACCTACCTGAGTTGGCCATGGTGCGCTTCGTGGTGCTTGATGATGACTACATTGGCGACGAGTTCATCGGCCAGTACACAATCCCCTTCGAGTGTCTCCAGCCGGGATTCCGGCACATACCGTTACAATCGCTAACGGGGGAAGTCCTTCCCCACGCCTGGCTATTCGTCCATGTGGCCATCACCAACCGAAGGGGCGGGGGCAAGCCTCACAAGAGGGGACTCTCTGTGCGTAAGGGCAAGAGAAGTCGGGAGTACGCCACCATGAGAGTGCTGGTCATCAAGGCTGTGGATGACATCTTCAAAACAGCCATACTGCCACTGAGGGAAGCCACCGACCTCAGGGAAAACATGCAGGTAAGGGAGTAAACATTATTTGTAataagggttacatggagaaaattggacctctctgaaatgaaaaatAAATTTGACCTAATCCCTCACTGaacgtaataaaaaaaaaaaaaaaatgtatatacccAAAATAGTAATTAAAAaaaagtggatagcagagaacatgtctACTGTTTACCCTCACGTCTTGGACAGACCAGACATCGCATGGCAACGCAGGAATTCTTTATAGCGCACAGGGCTGAGGGACAGAAAGTTGTGGGCTCACAGACCACCATGGACAACAGTAGAAGTTAAAAGATCTCCTTTatagtaaaagcattgcatgaatCTATTATTGTATTTGCAGGTctgagaaaaaaatataatttttataAAAATGTCAGGCAATTCTACATAATCTTTTATAATACCACACAATGACCAAAAttacaggctaagaatggacTGAGCGATAGCTTATGTGTTCATcttatcatatttctccaatgccaaatcagtgtacTTGGTTTGCAACGAAGCTGTCCCTGTTTGCAAATGATTAGGAATCTGATTATGGTTCTTTTAAaagttaggcctacctttccaccccagacagagtaggcctacctttccaccccagacagagtaggcctacctttccaccccagacagagtaggcctacctttccaccccagacagagtaggcctacctttccaccccagacagagtaggcctacctttccaccccagacagagtaggcctaccttttcaccccagacagagtaggcctaccgacACATACAAATGTAagctttaactgctggctactTTTCTTCTGTGGCTTAACCCAACAAGAGATGGTCAGAAGGTTTTAGctaaaagctgtctgggtttaaacatcttctaTTGTACATAGTGAACAGTTTAATCAATTGATAGTGATAGATTTAGATTACTTCCCAATCAAAGTCTGTTTTGTCTCATCGGCTATAGAAGGTTGTAGCTCAGCCTCTTAATGTCAAAGAAAGGATTCATCTGTGTCATGTCTTTCCTGGatattttacagcttgtttctagcataaaaCATTGCGGACCAAAGCACTGTTATCGATCACTTTATATAATCGGATCCCATTTAATTTTCTTCAAAATCTTAAGCTAACAAGGGGTAGGCCTGTGCTTtttgccatttaaaaaaataatagatACCCTCTCAATTCCGAGTGTTGGTTTTAACTtaacagcccttcactgacacGGGGTAGGATATTTAAAGAATGCGTGATGGGTGGAGGAATTGACTGACAAATCTATGGCTATAGCAGCCTAtagcctaattttgtctgtcagacAGGTAGGCCTAAGTAACCATTGTGTAAATTCTGATCCATCCCTAAGCATTGACTTGTAAAAAATCACCAATTTGTTCCTAGTTTCTATTGGCCAGGCTAGCCTACATTATGTCATATTTTTGGGGGG of the Oncorhynchus clarkii lewisi isolate Uvic-CL-2024 chromosome 3, UVic_Ocla_1.0, whole genome shotgun sequence genome contains:
- the LOC139392769 gene encoding inactive phospholipase C-like protein 2, which translates into the protein MAEFGENDCSSPSNTRDSVALPSDKTDGKTQCEVSVFNGDCGIPANMVGSETLPDSPGLETANNSSVGLDSKSGIPRRSSIIKDGSRLRKERKKTVSFSSMPTEKKISSASDCINAMVDGSELKKVRSNSRVYHRYFLLDADMQSLRWEPSKKESEKAKIDVKSIKEVRTGKNTETFRTNGIYDQISEDCAFSIIYGENYESLDLVANSADMANIWVTGLRYLISYGKHTLNMIESNQNNMRSSWLGDLFEEADANNSKQISLCAAVQLIKNLNPGLKNVKIELKFKEFHKSKDKVGCGVTKEEFIEVFHDLCTRPEMYFLLVQFSSNKEFLDTKDLTMFLEAEQGMAQVSEDTSLEVIQSYEPSKEGQLKGWLSLDGFTNYLMSPECHIFDPEQKTVCQDMNQPLSHYYINASHNTYLIEDQFRGPSDITGYIRALKMGCRSVELDVWDGPDNEPVIYTGHTMTSQIVFCSVCDVINKYAFVASDFPLILCLENHCSLKQQRVMFQQLKKILGDKIYMVPPSPEDSYLPSPFDLKCKILLKGKKLGTTCISSEGEVTDEDEGAEMSQRMNIEADEQQSIPLKKFQLSKDLSDLVTLCKSIAFKDFPTAFQSQKHWELCSFNEVFASRCANDFPGDFVNYNKKLLARVYPSPMRIDSSNMNPQDFWKCGCQIVAMNYQTPGLMMDLNIGWFRQNGNCGYVLRPAIMREQVSYFSANTKDSVPGVSPQLLHIKIISGQNFPKPKGSGSKGDVVDPYVYVEIHGIPADCAEQRTKTVNQNGENPLFDESFEFQINLPELAMVRFVVLDDDYIGDEFIGQYTIPFECLQPGFRHIPLQSLTGEVLPHAWLFVHVAITNRRGGGKPHKRGLSVRKGKRSREYATMRVLVIKAVDDIFKTAILPLREATDLRENMQNAIVPFKELCGLSAVANLKQCILALSSRLTGADNNPLLVFNLKDQYPTMEPQGLLPDVLKKVVTAYDMMIQTSKTLLENSEGAYDRILLTQKAAMEFHENLHDMAVKEGLKGRKLAKAVESFTWNITILKGQADLLKHAKSEVQENLKQIHYAALTCNLSKDGPSGSTAGSESRTRPRSLDAIPEKATGEDELSEEDN